One part of the Brevundimonas subvibrioides ATCC 15264 genome encodes these proteins:
- a CDS encoding DUF4167 domain-containing protein, with protein sequence MRDFKGMKRQRGRNRKPGGGSGGNANAANPNRSWDSQGPENIKVRGNAQTVYERYQQLARDAGSSGDRVLAENYLQHAEHYFRVLRALQPQRPVSEIAARELSNQGYDIDFEDETGAQAAAFLAAQQAADRIQQQSDARDAEAAQGSQQPREQREWTPRPPRENQDRDQTQNRDREWTPRPPRETRDGQEGGQPRAEGEGGEGSRRETRRERWERRREERNRRYEAEGGTPDLRTYEEAEGNRGEGNRNDGGRDQNRSDRGDAERTEGHRESGSDSVVSTAPIAYSPPVESAPAVPEKPERPARRTRTPKAENDGDTAQALPGFLTRSSAPAASAEASSDEAAPKRRAPRKKAEAPADGE encoded by the coding sequence ATGCGAGATTTCAAGGGCATGAAGCGCCAGCGTGGCCGCAACCGGAAACCCGGCGGCGGTAGCGGCGGCAATGCCAATGCGGCCAATCCGAACCGGTCCTGGGACTCGCAGGGTCCCGAAAACATCAAGGTTCGGGGCAATGCCCAGACCGTCTACGAGCGCTACCAGCAGCTGGCGCGCGACGCGGGATCCTCGGGTGACCGGGTCCTGGCCGAGAACTATCTGCAGCACGCCGAGCATTATTTCCGCGTCCTGCGCGCCCTGCAGCCCCAGCGGCCCGTATCGGAGATCGCTGCGCGCGAGCTGTCGAACCAGGGCTACGACATCGATTTCGAGGATGAGACGGGGGCCCAGGCGGCCGCCTTCCTCGCCGCCCAGCAGGCGGCCGACCGGATCCAGCAGCAGAGCGACGCCCGCGACGCGGAAGCCGCGCAGGGTTCGCAGCAGCCCCGCGAACAGCGCGAGTGGACGCCGCGCCCGCCCCGCGAGAATCAGGACCGCGACCAGACCCAGAACCGCGACCGTGAGTGGACCCCGCGTCCGCCCCGCGAGACCCGCGACGGCCAGGAGGGGGGCCAGCCCCGCGCCGAAGGCGAAGGGGGCGAGGGCAGTCGCCGCGAGACCCGTCGCGAGCGCTGGGAGCGCCGCCGCGAGGAACGCAACCGTCGCTATGAGGCCGAGGGCGGCACGCCCGACCTGCGAACCTACGAAGAAGCCGAGGGAAATCGCGGCGAAGGCAACCGGAACGACGGCGGGCGCGACCAGAACCGCAGCGACCGTGGCGACGCCGAACGGACCGAGGGTCACCGCGAAAGCGGATCGGACTCGGTCGTCTCGACGGCCCCGATCGCCTATTCGCCCCCGGTCGAGTCCGCGCCGGCGGTCCCTGAAAAACCCGAACGGCCCGCGCGTCGTACCCGCACGCCCAAGGCCGAGAACGACGGCGACACGGCCCAGGCCCTGCCCGGCTTTCTGACCCGCTCGTCCGCGCCGGCGGCGTCCGCCGAGGCCTCGTCCGACGAGGCCGCGCCCAAGCGTCGGGCCCCGCGCAAGAAGGCCGAGGCCCCCGCCGACGGGGAATAG
- a CDS encoding RsmB/NOP family class I SAM-dependent RNA methyltransferase codes for MSGGTPRGKSSAARGRRMADKARGPRREPIQRPAEADGAADIGVEARIAAGILLNAALERRNGLDEAMSLPAVAALPGPDRAFARAVAMAALRRLGEIDHILNQRLQKSPPEAVRTLLRISLAQTLVLGTPAFAAVSTAVKLAERDAKTRPYKALVNAVLRGVEREGPGLTTAESNLPDWIAARWRQAYGPATLAAIALAAREEPPTDLSLKPGEDAAALAEALEATVLPGGTVRSGVRGDVSAWPGYDAGGWWIQDAAAAIPARMLAPKAGETALDMCAAPGGKTLQLAASGASVVALDRSEARLRRLRQNLERTGLSVEIVVTAAEDWDDPRTFDAVLLDAPCTATGTLRRNPEVLRATKPAEVAKLADVQHRLLDAAALRVAPGGRLVYCVCSLEREEGETQVIAFLRRNPDFRTVPADVAAVGAPAEALTPEGWLRVLPSYWPEQGGLDGFFIAGLQRV; via the coding sequence ATGAGCGGCGGCACGCCCCGGGGCAAGAGCTCGGCCGCCCGCGGTCGACGCATGGCCGACAAGGCGCGCGGCCCGCGTCGCGAGCCGATCCAGCGCCCGGCCGAGGCCGACGGCGCGGCCGACATCGGGGTCGAGGCCCGGATCGCCGCGGGCATCCTGCTGAACGCGGCGCTGGAGCGGCGCAACGGTCTGGACGAGGCCATGTCCCTGCCGGCCGTCGCCGCCCTGCCCGGACCCGACCGCGCCTTCGCGCGCGCCGTGGCCATGGCGGCCCTGCGCCGGCTGGGCGAGATCGACCACATCCTGAACCAGCGCCTGCAGAAGTCGCCGCCCGAGGCCGTGCGGACCCTGCTGCGGATTTCCCTGGCCCAGACGCTGGTCCTGGGCACACCCGCCTTCGCGGCGGTCTCCACGGCCGTGAAACTGGCCGAGCGCGACGCCAAGACCCGGCCCTACAAGGCCCTGGTCAACGCCGTCCTGCGCGGCGTCGAACGCGAGGGGCCCGGCCTGACCACGGCCGAATCCAACCTGCCCGACTGGATCGCCGCGCGCTGGCGTCAGGCCTATGGCCCGGCGACCCTGGCCGCCATCGCCCTGGCCGCGCGCGAGGAACCGCCGACCGACCTCAGCCTGAAGCCCGGCGAGGACGCCGCTGCCCTGGCCGAGGCTCTGGAAGCCACCGTCCTGCCCGGTGGCACGGTCCGGTCCGGCGTGCGCGGCGACGTGTCCGCCTGGCCCGGCTATGACGCCGGCGGCTGGTGGATCCAGGACGCCGCCGCCGCCATCCCCGCCCGAATGCTGGCACCGAAAGCGGGCGAAACGGCTCTGGACATGTGCGCGGCCCCGGGCGGCAAGACGCTGCAGCTGGCCGCCTCGGGCGCCTCCGTGGTGGCGCTGGACCGGTCCGAGGCTCGCCTGCGTCGCCTGCGTCAGAACCTGGAGCGGACCGGCCTGTCGGTCGAGATCGTGGTCACGGCGGCCGAGGACTGGGACGATCCCCGGACCTTCGACGCCGTGCTGCTGGACGCGCCCTGTACGGCGACCGGCACGCTCCGCCGCAACCCGGAAGTCCTGCGCGCCACCAAGCCGGCCGAGGTCGCCAAGCTGGCCGACGTCCAGCACCGGCTGCTGGATGCGGCGGCACTGCGCGTCGCGCCCGGAGGCCGGCTGGTGTATTGCGTCTGTTCGCTGGAGCGCGAGGAGGGCGAGACCCAGGTCATCGCCTTCCTGCGCCGGAACCCGGACTTCCGCACGGTCCCGGCCGACGTCGCCGCCGTGGGCGCCCCGGCCGAGGCCCTGACGCCCGAGGGCTGGCTGCGCGTCCTGCCGTCGTACTGGCCCGAACAGGGCGGGCTGGACGGCTTCTTCATCGCCGGACTGCAGCGCGTCTAG
- a CDS encoding potassium transporter Kup — MAGDASPGDGAPPAPLTRSTDGTPAPAVGSGHGKAGFWALTIGAIGVVFGDIGTSPLYALREAIAHAQSGVGGELAVIGVVSLAFWALMIVVTFKYVIFLMRADNKGEGGTLALMALATHAVGRRSAWIFALGVCGAALFYGDGIITPAISVLSAIEGVKDAPGVGTRLDAFIVPISAAILIGLFLVQSRGTAGLAKYFGPITALWFLSLGALGLYHIFDDISVLRALSPHYGVMLLVNDGFLGFIILGSVFLAVTGAEALYADMGHFGKAPIRMGWLCFVLPCLTLNYLGQGALILDNPGAAANPFWSMVPQFAYWPMLGLATAATVIASQAVITGAFSVTQQAVQLGLLPRIDIRFTSETQAGQIFVPAVNTFLMVGVLTLLFVFQSSHNLTAAYGVAVTGVMLINTLMAYSVITRKWGWSIWATLAALIPFGFIDSIFLTSNLLKIPDGAWLPLVLGAVLVLIMWTWTRGSQILSAKAKKDSLPLTDLIEMLRARPPHRAPGTAIFLTSDPDVAPVALMHNLKHNKVLHEKNIILTVRSTDRPRVPEKERVTMEPINDDFKKITLSFGFMESPQVPRALGLCRKQGLKFDIMSTSFFLGRRSVVPSASQGMPLWQDKLYIFLMRNAANPTDFFHIPPGRVVELGAQVSV; from the coding sequence ATGGCAGGGGACGCATCCCCCGGCGACGGCGCTCCCCCCGCCCCGCTCACCCGTTCCACCGACGGCACGCCCGCGCCCGCGGTCGGTTCCGGCCACGGCAAGGCCGGGTTCTGGGCCCTGACCATCGGCGCGATCGGTGTCGTCTTCGGCGACATCGGCACCAGCCCGCTCTACGCCCTGCGCGAGGCGATCGCCCATGCCCAGTCCGGCGTCGGCGGGGAACTGGCCGTGATCGGCGTCGTCTCCCTGGCCTTCTGGGCCCTGATGATCGTGGTGACGTTCAAATACGTCATTTTCCTGATGCGGGCGGACAACAAGGGCGAAGGCGGGACCCTGGCCCTGATGGCGCTGGCGACCCATGCCGTCGGCCGGCGCAGCGCCTGGATCTTCGCGCTGGGCGTCTGCGGCGCAGCGCTGTTCTACGGCGACGGCATCATCACCCCCGCCATCTCGGTGCTCTCGGCCATCGAGGGGGTCAAGGATGCGCCCGGCGTCGGCACCCGTCTGGACGCCTTCATCGTGCCGATCTCGGCCGCCATCCTGATCGGCCTGTTCCTGGTGCAGTCGCGCGGCACCGCGGGTCTGGCCAAGTATTTTGGCCCCATCACGGCCCTCTGGTTCCTCAGCCTGGGCGCGCTGGGCCTCTATCACATCTTCGACGACATCTCGGTCCTGCGGGCCCTGTCGCCGCATTACGGCGTCATGCTTCTGGTCAACGACGGCTTCCTGGGATTCATCATCCTGGGCAGCGTCTTCCTGGCGGTCACCGGGGCCGAGGCGCTCTATGCCGACATGGGACATTTCGGCAAGGCGCCGATCCGCATGGGCTGGCTGTGCTTCGTCCTTCCCTGCCTGACGCTGAACTATCTGGGCCAGGGCGCGCTGATCCTGGACAACCCCGGCGCGGCCGCCAACCCGTTCTGGTCGATGGTGCCGCAATTCGCCTACTGGCCGATGCTGGGCCTGGCCACGGCCGCGACCGTGATCGCCTCCCAGGCGGTCATCACCGGGGCCTTCTCGGTGACGCAGCAGGCCGTCCAGCTGGGCCTTCTGCCCCGCATCGACATCCGCTTCACCTCCGAGACCCAGGCCGGCCAGATCTTCGTGCCGGCGGTGAACACCTTCCTGATGGTCGGGGTGCTGACCCTGCTGTTCGTGTTCCAGAGCTCGCACAATCTGACGGCGGCCTACGGCGTCGCGGTCACCGGCGTGATGCTGATCAACACCCTGATGGCCTATTCGGTCATCACCCGGAAATGGGGCTGGTCCATCTGGGCCACCCTGGCGGCCCTGATCCCGTTCGGCTTCATCGACAGCATCTTCCTGACCTCCAACCTGCTGAAGATCCCCGACGGAGCCTGGCTGCCGCTGGTGCTGGGTGCGGTCCTGGTGCTGATCATGTGGACCTGGACGCGGGGCAGCCAGATCCTGTCGGCCAAGGCCAAGAAGGACAGCCTGCCGCTGACCGATCTGATCGAGATGCTGCGCGCCCGCCCGCCCCATCGGGCCCCGGGCACGGCCATCTTCCTGACCAGCGATCCCGACGTCGCCCCCGTCGCCCTGATGCACAATCTCAAGCACAACAAGGTGCTGCACGAGAAGAACATCATCCTGACGGTCCGCTCGACCGACCGGCCGCGGGTGCCGGAGAAGGAGCGGGTCACGATGGAACCCATCAACGACGACTTCAAGAAGATCACCCTGTCGTTCGGCTTCATGGAAAGCCCGCAGGTGCCCCGGGCGCTGGGGCTGTGCCGCAAGCAGGGGCTGAAGTTCGACATCATGTCGACCAGCTTCTTCCTGGGCCGGCGGTCCGTCGTGCCGTCCGCCTCGCAGGGCATGCCGCTGTGGCAGGACAAGCTGTACATCTTCCTGATGCGCAACGCCGCCAACCCCACCGACTTCTTCCACATCCCGCCGGGACGCGTGGTCGAACTGGGTGCGCAGGTGTCCGTTTGA
- a CDS encoding Rrf2 family transcriptional regulator: protein MSDSQRFPVAAHALAYLAHKGAFDAAHAAPSAVLAASVPTNPVVIRRVTALLAKAGLIATRPGASGGSWLLMRPEQITLDVVLKAVNGCAHLGSAPAGAKGCPVGEHIPRQVGKVLTLADRAASEALSRITIADLLAENAPALAGVAVHGTCTEVIRAAALLPA from the coding sequence ATGTCAGACAGCCAACGCTTTCCCGTCGCCGCCCATGCCCTGGCCTATCTGGCCCACAAGGGGGCGTTCGATGCCGCGCACGCGGCACCCAGCGCCGTCCTGGCCGCGTCGGTCCCGACCAACCCCGTGGTCATCCGTCGCGTCACGGCCCTGCTGGCCAAGGCGGGACTGATCGCCACCCGGCCCGGAGCCTCGGGCGGATCCTGGCTGCTGATGCGGCCGGAGCAGATCACGCTGGATGTCGTGCTGAAGGCCGTCAACGGCTGTGCCCACCTGGGCTCGGCGCCCGCCGGGGCAAAGGGCTGTCCGGTCGGCGAGCATATTCCCCGGCAGGTGGGCAAGGTGCTGACCCTGGCCGACCGGGCCGCGTCCGAGGCGCTGAGCCGCATCACCATCGCCGATCTGCTGGCCGAGAACGCGCCCGCCCTCGCCGGGGTTGCCGTGCACGGAACCTGCACCGAGGTCATCCGGGCGGCTGCCCTGCTGCCCGCCTGA
- a CDS encoding SDR family NAD(P)-dependent oxidoreductase — protein sequence MARRRILITGASAGIGAALARVYAENGWDLILTARREAALDALATEISGRHGVDVAVIAADLADVEAPRRLVEAIAARGLVVDGLINNAGFSRTTGFLATDPAQHAAMVQVMLSAPVALSRRLLPGMVERGFGRIINVASLAGQMPATGGDTLYGPIKSFLIKASQGLWLETRGTGVHVTALCPGYTLTEFHDVNGSREQVSSAYPAWMWQTADHVARVAHAACEADRPRVTPGVMNNVLAALGKLLPDTVALNMVAGHARRLKRI from the coding sequence TTGGCCAGACGCCGTATCCTGATCACGGGGGCCTCCGCCGGCATCGGCGCGGCCCTGGCGCGCGTCTATGCCGAAAACGGGTGGGATCTGATCCTGACCGCGCGGCGCGAGGCGGCGCTGGACGCCTTGGCCACCGAAATCTCGGGCCGGCACGGCGTCGACGTGGCGGTGATCGCGGCGGATCTGGCCGATGTCGAGGCACCGCGACGGCTGGTCGAGGCGATCGCGGCACGGGGTCTGGTCGTCGACGGGCTGATCAACAACGCGGGCTTTTCCCGGACGACCGGCTTTCTGGCCACCGATCCGGCCCAGCACGCCGCGATGGTGCAGGTGATGCTGTCCGCGCCGGTCGCCCTGTCTCGGCGGCTCCTGCCCGGCATGGTCGAGCGCGGGTTCGGCCGGATCATCAATGTCGCCTCCCTGGCCGGACAGATGCCGGCGACCGGGGGCGACACCCTGTACGGGCCGATCAAGAGTTTCCTGATCAAGGCCTCGCAGGGTCTGTGGCTGGAGACGCGGGGGACCGGCGTCCATGTCACGGCCCTGTGCCCCGGCTATACCCTGACGGAATTCCACGACGTCAACGGATCGCGCGAACAGGTGTCCTCGGCCTATCCCGCCTGGATGTGGCAGACGGCCGACCATGTGGCGCGGGTCGCCCATGCCGCCTGCGAGGCCGACCGGCCGCGGGTCACGCCCGGGGTGATGAACAACGTCCTGGCGGCGCTGGGCAAGCTGCTGCCCGACACCGTCGCCCTGAACATGGTGGCCGGTCACGCGCGGCGTCTGAAACGGATCTGA
- a CDS encoding helix-turn-helix transcriptional regulator: protein MVEGPIDNQVRTLRFLSGEMTQAELGDRIGVTRQTIAAIEAGKYAPSLEAAFRIARVFGKPLEEVFQWKE from the coding sequence GTGGTTGAGGGGCCGATCGACAACCAGGTCCGGACCCTGCGCTTCCTGAGCGGGGAGATGACCCAGGCCGAGCTGGGCGACCGGATCGGCGTCACCCGCCAGACCATCGCCGCCATCGAGGCCGGAAAGTACGCGCCGTCGCTGGAAGCCGCCTTTCGCATCGCCCGGGTGTTCGGCAAGCCGCTGGAAGAGGTGTTCCAGTGGAAGGAATGA
- a CDS encoding acetyltransferase — protein sequence MSRHGPTFGLIGTGGFAREVMPVARAFLRHHPDLGIEPGRIVFVDREAGAPVGGVPVLSEAEFLDLDGDRHFSLAIGDGAVRQTIAARLEAAGCRPLSLRADNVLLPDDLDCGPGALFAPFSMVTADARIGRQFQCNLYSYVAHDCVIGDYVTLAPRVCLNGNVVVEDFAYVGTGAVIRQGTPDKPLVLGRGCVIGMGAVVTKDVAPGVTVVGNPARPLEAQ from the coding sequence ATGTCGAGGCACGGGCCCACGTTCGGACTGATCGGAACCGGCGGTTTCGCGCGCGAGGTGATGCCGGTGGCCCGCGCCTTCCTGCGGCACCACCCCGACCTGGGGATCGAGCCCGGTCGGATCGTCTTCGTCGACCGCGAGGCCGGGGCCCCGGTCGGCGGCGTTCCGGTGCTGTCAGAGGCCGAGTTCCTGGACCTGGACGGAGACCGGCACTTCAGCCTCGCCATCGGCGACGGCGCCGTCCGCCAGACGATCGCGGCCCGGCTGGAGGCGGCCGGGTGCCGGCCCCTGTCGCTCCGGGCGGACAACGTCCTGCTGCCCGACGATCTGGACTGCGGCCCGGGGGCCCTGTTCGCCCCGTTCAGCATGGTCACGGCCGACGCCAGGATCGGCCGGCAGTTCCAGTGCAACCTGTACAGCTATGTCGCCCATGACTGCGTGATCGGCGACTATGTCACCCTGGCCCCCAGGGTCTGCCTGAACGGCAATGTGGTGGTCGAGGACTTCGCCTATGTCGGCACCGGGGCCGTGATCCGGCAGGGCACGCCGGACAAGCCGCTGGTGCTGGGGCGCGGCTGTGTCATCGGCATGGGGGCCGTGGTGACGAAGGACGTCGCGCCCGGCGTCACCGTCGTCGGCAACCCCGCCCGTCCTCTGGAGGCTCAATGA
- the neuB gene encoding N-acetylneuraminate synthase, with amino-acid sequence MTERVFFIAEAGVNHNGDLDLALRLVDVAHRAGADAVKFQTFTTDRVIAVDAPLAEYQKANAGAPSAVEMLKGFELPRADFARIADHCRAIGIEFMSSPFDLESAAFLAGIGMTKFKLASGEITHAPFVRGVARLAADAGGSVILSTGMSTLDEVAGAVGWIEGEGCRDLTILHCVSNYPAPAKDANLRAMDTLREAFGHPVGWSDHTLGDAVSLAAVARGARVVEKHFTLDNALAGPDHAMSMDPDGLARLIAGLRTVEASLGDGIKRPVEAEREIMTVARRSLFAARDIAAGAVVTEADLIALRPGDGISAARHADVVGRTAARALPAGTKLAPTDLV; translated from the coding sequence ATGACCGAGCGGGTCTTCTTCATCGCCGAGGCGGGGGTGAACCACAACGGCGACCTCGACCTGGCGCTGCGGCTGGTCGACGTCGCGCACAGGGCCGGCGCCGACGCCGTCAAGTTCCAGACCTTCACGACCGACAGGGTCATCGCCGTCGACGCCCCCCTGGCCGAATACCAGAAGGCCAACGCCGGGGCGCCCTCGGCCGTGGAGATGCTGAAAGGGTTCGAACTGCCTCGCGCCGATTTCGCCCGCATCGCCGACCACTGCCGCGCGATCGGCATCGAGTTCATGTCCTCGCCCTTCGACCTCGAAAGCGCCGCCTTCCTGGCCGGGATCGGGATGACCAAGTTCAAGCTGGCGTCTGGCGAGATCACCCACGCGCCCTTCGTGCGCGGCGTGGCCAGGCTGGCGGCCGACGCCGGCGGGTCGGTCATCCTGTCGACCGGGATGAGCACCCTCGACGAGGTGGCCGGGGCGGTCGGCTGGATCGAGGGCGAGGGGTGCCGGGACCTGACCATCCTGCACTGCGTGTCGAACTATCCCGCCCCGGCGAAGGACGCCAACCTGCGGGCCATGGACACGCTGCGCGAGGCCTTCGGGCATCCGGTCGGCTGGTCGGACCATACGCTGGGCGACGCCGTCTCCCTGGCCGCCGTGGCGCGGGGGGCGCGGGTGGTGGAGAAGCATTTCACCCTCGACAACGCCCTGGCCGGGCCGGACCACGCCATGTCGATGGATCCGGACGGACTGGCGCGGCTGATCGCGGGCCTCCGCACGGTCGAGGCGTCGCTGGGGGACGGGATCAAGCGGCCGGTCGAGGCCGAGCGCGAGATCATGACCGTGGCCCGCCGCAGCCTGTTCGCCGCGCGCGACATCGCGGCAGGGGCTGTGGTGACCGAGGCGGACCTGATCGCGCTGCGGCCGGGGGACGGGATCTCGGCGGCGAGGCACGCGGATGTGGTGGGCCGGACGGCGGCGCGGGCCCTGCCCGCGGGGACGAAGCTGGCGCCGACCGACCTGGTCTAG
- a CDS encoding MarC family protein, translating into MDALDLGVNLFVALFALVDPIGNIPIFAAATAGATARQRLSVSFLICLFIAAFLTFFFFTGLWLLQFFGISLAAFRIAGGILLLLLGLDMTRGDFLTMFADKDALADAQDVRGYAQRRFKRLIVPFAMPLLIGPGAISTIIIQAGEAAKIGYAGTIAGLLAIAAAAVATFVTFAATGPISRVLGDVGMAIIVRVLGLILCALAIQFILAGLGEALPGMFATGVTAPYPAGGH; encoded by the coding sequence ATGGACGCGCTCGATCTGGGGGTCAACCTGTTCGTGGCCCTGTTCGCCCTGGTCGATCCGATCGGCAACATCCCGATCTTCGCCGCCGCCACGGCCGGGGCCACCGCCCGCCAGCGGCTGTCGGTGTCGTTCCTGATCTGCCTGTTCATCGCCGCCTTCCTGACCTTCTTCTTCTTCACCGGCCTGTGGCTGCTGCAGTTCTTCGGCATCTCCCTGGCCGCGTTCCGCATCGCGGGCGGCATCCTGCTGCTGCTGCTGGGGCTGGACATGACGCGCGGCGACTTCCTGACGATGTTCGCCGACAAGGACGCCCTCGCCGATGCCCAGGACGTGCGCGGCTATGCCCAGCGGCGGTTCAAGCGGCTGATCGTGCCCTTCGCCATGCCGCTGCTGATCGGACCGGGAGCGATCTCGACCATCATCATCCAGGCGGGCGAGGCGGCCAAGATCGGCTATGCCGGGACCATCGCGGGGCTTCTGGCCATCGCGGCGGCGGCGGTCGCCACCTTCGTCACCTTCGCCGCGACCGGCCCCATCAGCCGGGTGCTGGGCGACGTCGGCATGGCCATCATCGTCCGGGTGCTCGGCCTGATCCTGTGCGCGCTGGCGATCCAGTTCATCCTGGCGGGTCTGGGCGAGGCCCTGCCCGGCATGTTCGCCACCGGCGTGACCGCCCCCTATCCGGCCGGCGGCCACTGA
- the pyrF gene encoding orotidine-5'-phosphate decarboxylase: MTSPVLSDPRLIVGLDLPSVEAARTLVDRLGAGVSFYKVGLTLLARPGGVAFAHELQATGKSVFQDWKLHDIGAQVEGAARSVAEGGCDLLTVHAEPQVMRAAVKGRGGLATRILAVTVMTSLSDQDLAEIGYSARAADLVETRVRQALDCGVDGVVSSPLEAGRVREIATEAGRPDFLIVTPGVRPAGAEVGDQQRVATPAAALAAGATHLVVARPVIAASDPVAAAAAIVAEMAGAARSLIG; encoded by the coding sequence ATGACCTCGCCCGTCCTTTCCGATCCGCGATTGATCGTCGGGCTCGACCTGCCCTCGGTCGAGGCGGCCCGAACGCTTGTCGATCGCCTCGGCGCGGGCGTCAGCTTCTACAAGGTGGGGCTGACGCTGCTGGCCCGGCCCGGGGGCGTCGCCTTCGCCCACGAACTGCAGGCGACGGGCAAGTCGGTGTTCCAGGACTGGAAGCTGCACGACATCGGGGCCCAGGTGGAGGGCGCGGCGCGCTCGGTGGCCGAGGGCGGCTGCGATCTGTTGACCGTCCATGCGGAGCCGCAGGTCATGCGGGCGGCGGTCAAGGGCCGCGGCGGGCTGGCGACGCGCATCCTCGCCGTCACGGTCATGACCAGCCTGTCGGATCAGGACCTGGCCGAGATCGGCTATTCCGCCCGGGCCGCAGACCTGGTGGAGACGCGCGTGCGTCAGGCGCTGGACTGCGGTGTCGACGGCGTCGTCTCCAGCCCCCTGGAGGCCGGGCGGGTCCGCGAGATCGCGACCGAGGCGGGCCGTCCCGACTTCCTGATCGTCACGCCGGGCGTGCGACCGGCCGGGGCCGAGGTCGGCGACCAGCAGCGCGTCGCCACGCCCGCCGCCGCCCTGGCCGCCGGGGCCACGCATCTGGTGGTCGCCCGGCCCGTGATCGCGGCATCGGACCCCGTCGCGGCCGCGGCCGCGATCGTCGCCGAGATGGCCGGAGCGGCCCGGAGCCTGATCGGCTGA